In one Streptomyces sp. NBC_01241 genomic region, the following are encoded:
- a CDS encoding oligopeptide:H+ symporter, whose product MASSLTKDPASTSGSEKTFFGHPRGLATLFMTEMWERFSYYGMRALLPLYLIAPNGLHMNPATATAIYSVYVSLVYLLAMPGGWFGDRVWGPRKTVAVAGTVIMIGHLTLALPSQGTFFAGLGLVAIGSGLLKSNISTMVGHLYDGPDDPRRDGGFTVFYMGINMGAFAAPLVIGTVGESVNWHLGFALAAVGMGLGLAQFLMGTRHLNERSLVVPKPLSAAERASTLRKGLIWLAVAAVFYIVTVTTGVYTLNWLLVPITIAGLVIPVVVLTRIKRDKELSATEQSKMSGYIWFFVAAAVFWMIYDQGGSTVAIFADSSADNSVFGWNFPVSWYQSVNPVLIMALAPLFAAFWLALNRRGKEPSTIVKFSSGLVLVGASFFLFLMPLTIATDGHKAAAMWVVAIYFVQTIAELTLSPVGLSVTTKMAPAKYASQMMGVWFLAVTAGDCITGLLSTAGVELNGTGVVTLEAILAVAAGIAVFMYRGKVKKLMGSVR is encoded by the coding sequence CCCCGCGGCCTGGCCACTCTCTTCATGACCGAGATGTGGGAGCGCTTCAGTTACTACGGCATGAGGGCCCTGCTCCCCCTCTACTTGATCGCGCCCAACGGGCTTCACATGAACCCGGCCACGGCCACGGCGATCTACTCGGTCTACGTGTCGCTGGTCTACCTGCTCGCCATGCCCGGCGGCTGGTTCGGCGACCGTGTCTGGGGTCCCCGCAAGACCGTCGCCGTCGCCGGTACGGTCATCATGATCGGCCACCTGACGCTGGCACTGCCCTCACAGGGCACCTTCTTCGCCGGTCTCGGACTGGTGGCCATCGGCTCCGGTCTGCTGAAGTCCAACATCTCGACGATGGTCGGCCACCTCTACGACGGCCCGGACGACCCGCGCCGCGACGGTGGCTTCACGGTCTTCTACATGGGCATCAACATGGGTGCCTTCGCGGCGCCGCTGGTCATCGGTACTGTCGGTGAGAGCGTCAACTGGCACCTGGGCTTCGCGCTCGCCGCGGTCGGCATGGGGCTGGGCCTCGCCCAGTTCCTGATGGGCACCCGCCACCTGAACGAGCGCAGCCTCGTCGTCCCGAAGCCGCTGTCCGCCGCCGAGCGGGCGAGCACGCTGCGCAAGGGCCTGATCTGGCTGGCCGTCGCGGCCGTCTTCTACATCGTCACGGTCACCACCGGCGTCTACACGCTCAACTGGCTCCTGGTCCCCATCACCATCGCGGGCCTGGTCATTCCGGTCGTCGTCCTGACGCGCATCAAGCGCGACAAGGAGCTCAGCGCCACCGAGCAGTCGAAGATGTCCGGCTACATCTGGTTCTTCGTCGCCGCCGCCGTCTTCTGGATGATCTACGACCAGGGCGGTTCCACGGTCGCGATCTTCGCCGACTCCTCGGCCGACAACAGTGTCTTCGGCTGGAACTTCCCGGTCTCCTGGTACCAGTCGGTCAACCCGGTCCTGATCATGGCGCTGGCCCCGCTCTTCGCCGCTTTCTGGCTGGCGCTGAACCGCCGCGGCAAGGAGCCCAGCACGATCGTGAAGTTCAGCTCCGGCCTGGTGCTGGTCGGTGCGTCGTTCTTCCTCTTCCTGATGCCGCTGACGATCGCGACCGACGGCCACAAGGCCGCCGCGATGTGGGTGGTCGCGATCTACTTCGTCCAGACGATCGCCGAGCTGACGCTCTCCCCGGTGGGGCTCTCCGTCACCACGAAGATGGCTCCGGCCAAGTACGCCAGCCAGATGATGGGTGTCTGGTTCCTGGCCGTCACTGCCGGTGACTGCATCACGGGTCTGCTCTCCACCGCGGGTGTGGAGCTCAACGGCACCGGCGTGGTCACACTTGAGGCCATCCTCGCCGTTGCCGCAGGTATCGCGGTCTTCATGTACCGCGGCAAGGTCAAGAAGCTCATGGGCAGCGTGCGCTGA
- a CDS encoding peptidase: MSYQKRTALALASALAGAVVLMAAPAAHATVVDVNYQCKTPIGDKGAVSPIDIKSVKSGSGYKLTMSFQKGVSSSPVELGKGAMSPSAVIEVGGADQGQVQVSGAPNSAAIPANTPIKISDLSGTYTPKKSGKVDFTAGVLTIKALGTTTTCTPSNNPGPSLQLDVTAAGNAQSTPDGGGQLPKTGPLDSAVALGTLGGTVLLAGAAGVLWLTRRGQGAVGR; encoded by the coding sequence GTGTCCTACCAGAAGCGAACAGCTCTCGCGCTGGCGTCCGCGCTGGCGGGCGCGGTGGTGCTGATGGCCGCGCCCGCCGCCCACGCCACGGTCGTGGACGTCAACTACCAGTGCAAGACACCGATCGGTGACAAGGGCGCCGTGTCTCCCATCGACATCAAGAGCGTCAAGAGCGGCAGCGGCTACAAGCTCACGATGTCCTTCCAGAAGGGCGTCTCGTCCAGCCCCGTCGAACTCGGCAAGGGCGCGATGAGCCCCAGCGCGGTCATCGAGGTGGGAGGCGCCGACCAGGGCCAGGTCCAGGTCTCCGGTGCGCCGAACTCCGCGGCCATACCCGCCAACACCCCCATCAAGATCAGTGACCTGTCGGGTACGTACACCCCGAAGAAGAGCGGCAAGGTCGACTTCACCGCCGGTGTGCTCACCATCAAGGCACTCGGTACGACCACGACCTGCACCCCCTCCAACAACCCGGGTCCGTCGCTCCAGCTCGACGTGACGGCCGCGGGCAACGCGCAGAGCACCCCGGACGGCGGCGGGCAGTTGCCGAAGACCGGCCCGCTCGACTCGGCGGTGGCGCTCGGCACGCTCGGCGGCACGGTGCTGCTGGCCGGTGCGGCCGGGGTGCTCTGGCTGACCAGGCGCGGGCAGGGGGCCGTGGGCCGGTAG
- a CDS encoding ATP-binding protein, translating into MSTTRQHPPGDLGREPEGAGTGADAGAGAASPDPVERQWRTLSLRGVAGIVPTARDFARQALHDWGWLPATSADGRAAAEDVLLVVSELVTNACLHAEGPEELRIACTAKVLRVEVIDSGAGQPAPRTPHRAGRPGGHGMFIVQRLCLDWGVLRVTGLAGKTVWAELAAPA; encoded by the coding sequence ATGAGCACCACCCGGCAGCATCCGCCGGGCGACCTCGGCCGCGAGCCGGAGGGCGCCGGCACGGGCGCGGACGCGGGCGCCGGTGCGGCCTCCCCCGACCCGGTCGAGCGGCAGTGGCGCACGTTGTCGCTGCGGGGGGTCGCCGGCATCGTGCCGACGGCCCGTGACTTCGCCCGTCAGGCGCTTCACGACTGGGGTTGGCTCCCCGCGACGAGCGCCGACGGACGGGCCGCCGCCGAGGACGTCCTGCTGGTCGTCTCCGAGCTGGTCACCAACGCCTGTCTGCACGCGGAGGGCCCCGAGGAGCTGCGTATCGCCTGCACGGCGAAGGTGCTGCGGGTGGAAGTCATCGACTCGGGCGCGGGGCAGCCCGCGCCGCGCACCCCGCACCGGGCCGGCCGGCCCGGCGGGCACGGCATGTTTATCGTGCAGCGGCTCTGCCTGGACTGGGGGGTCCTGCGGGTGACGGGCCTGGCCGGCAAGACCGTCTGGGCGGAGCTGGCGGCCCCGGCGTAG
- a CDS encoding STAS domain-containing protein: protein MDRGTVGSANRGRLHVEARTEGRSEVVTPVGELDHHTADLLREPLESAVEQGRVRLVVDCSRLEFCDSTGLNVLLGARLRAEAAGGGVHLAGMLPVVARVFEITGAEAVFTVHDSLEAALNT, encoded by the coding sequence ATGGACCGCGGGACGGTCGGCAGTGCGAACCGGGGTCGGCTTCATGTCGAGGCCCGAACCGAGGGGCGCAGCGAGGTCGTGACGCCGGTGGGTGAGCTGGATCACCACACGGCGGATCTGCTGCGAGAACCTCTGGAGAGCGCCGTCGAGCAAGGGCGAGTACGCCTGGTGGTCGACTGCTCGCGACTCGAGTTCTGTGATTCCACCGGGCTGAATGTGCTGCTCGGTGCCCGCCTCAGGGCGGAGGCGGCCGGGGGAGGGGTCCATTTGGCCGGAATGCTGCCGGTGGTGGCGCGGGTCTTCGAGATCACCGGGGCCGAGGCGGTCTTCACCGTCCACGACTCCCTCGAAGCGGCTCTGAATACCTGA
- a CDS encoding RNA polymerase sigma factor SigF, producing the protein MSPRLDEPRTHDATSVCPQGPTPSDSPAANAGNGTRTSDTSAGTTTSTTPTSTISSTAVGTVDGHGVTDGLEGLPEIPPYDEVGALDARALSKTLFERLESLEEGTHEYAYVRNTLVELNLALVKFAASRFRSRSEPMEDIIQVGTIGLIKAIDRFELSRGVEFPTFAMPTIVGEIKRFFRDTSWSVRVPRRLQELRLDLAKAGDELAQQLDRSPTVGELADRLGITNDEVVEGMAASNAYTASSLDAKPEENDHEGALADRIGYEDHGLEGIEYVESLKPLIASLPGRDRTILSLRFVANMTQSEIGEELGISQMHVSRLLSRTLVRLRRGLTLEE; encoded by the coding sequence ATGTCACCCCGGCTCGACGAACCGCGTACCCACGACGCGACGTCAGTATGTCCTCAGGGACCGACCCCCTCGGACTCCCCTGCCGCGAACGCCGGAAACGGCACGCGCACCAGCGACACCAGTGCTGGCACCACGACCAGCACCACCCCCACCAGCACGATCAGCAGCACCGCCGTCGGCACGGTCGACGGCCACGGCGTCACCGACGGTCTCGAAGGACTGCCCGAGATCCCGCCCTACGACGAAGTGGGCGCCCTGGACGCCAGGGCTCTGTCGAAAACGCTTTTCGAGCGGCTCGAATCCCTCGAAGAGGGCACCCACGAGTACGCGTACGTACGCAATACCCTCGTCGAACTGAACCTGGCCCTGGTCAAGTTCGCCGCTTCCCGGTTCCGCTCCCGCAGCGAGCCGATGGAGGACATCATCCAGGTCGGCACCATCGGCCTGATCAAGGCGATCGACCGCTTCGAGCTCAGCCGGGGCGTGGAGTTCCCGACGTTCGCCATGCCGACCATCGTCGGCGAGATCAAGCGCTTCTTCCGCGACACCAGTTGGTCCGTGCGCGTCCCGCGCCGACTGCAGGAGTTGCGGCTCGACCTGGCCAAGGCGGGCGACGAGCTCGCCCAGCAGCTGGATCGTTCACCCACTGTGGGCGAGCTCGCCGACCGCCTCGGCATCACCAACGACGAGGTCGTCGAGGGCATGGCCGCGAGCAACGCGTACACCGCGAGTTCGCTGGACGCCAAGCCCGAGGAGAACGACCACGAGGGCGCGCTGGCGGACCGGATCGGCTACGAGGACCACGGACTCGAAGGCATCGAGTACGTCGAGTCCCTGAAGCCGCTGATCGCCTCACTGCCGGGCCGGGACCGCACGATCCTCTCGCTCCGGTTCGTCGCCAACATGACGCAGTCGGAGATCGGTGAGGAACTGGGCATCTCGCAGATGCACGTGTCCCGGCTGCTCTCCCGCACGCTGGTCAGACTCCGCAGGGGACTGACCCTGGAGGAGTGA
- the hutI gene encoding imidazolonepropionase, whose product MTTTAITNIAALVTNDPSLCADSPLGLIRDAAVVIEGDRVVWTGESSKAPATDNAVDAGGRAAIPGFVDSHSHLLFAGDRTEEFNARMSGRAYSAGGIRTTVAATRAATDDELSANVARYLAEGLRQGTTTFETKSGYGLTVEDEARALRIAAQHTEEVTYLGAHIVSPDYADDPAGYVDLVTGPMLDACAPYARWIDVFCERGAFDGDQARAILTAGIAKGLHPRVHANQLGHGPGVQLAVELGAASADHCTHLTDADIDALAQGTTVATLLPGAEFSTRATWPDARRILDAGATVALSTDCNPGSSFTSSMPFCIALAVRDMGMTPDEALWSATAGGAAALRRTDIGRITPGARADLVLLDAPSHVHLAYRPGVPLVHAVWQRGERVV is encoded by the coding sequence ATGACGACGACCGCCATCACCAACATTGCCGCCCTGGTCACCAACGACCCCTCCCTGTGCGCGGATTCCCCCCTGGGCCTGATCCGGGACGCGGCCGTCGTCATCGAGGGCGACCGGGTCGTCTGGACCGGTGAGTCAAGCAAAGCACCCGCCACTGACAACGCCGTCGACGCGGGCGGCCGGGCGGCGATCCCCGGCTTCGTCGACTCCCACTCCCACCTCCTGTTCGCGGGCGACCGCACCGAGGAGTTCAACGCCCGGATGTCCGGCCGCGCCTACAGTGCTGGCGGCATCAGGACCACGGTCGCCGCCACCCGCGCCGCCACCGACGACGAACTCTCCGCCAACGTCGCCCGATACCTCGCCGAGGGCCTGCGCCAGGGCACCACCACCTTCGAGACCAAGTCCGGCTACGGCCTCACCGTCGAGGACGAGGCCCGCGCCCTGCGCATCGCCGCCCAGCACACCGAAGAGGTCACCTACCTCGGCGCCCACATCGTCTCCCCGGACTACGCCGACGACCCGGCCGGCTACGTCGACCTGGTCACCGGGCCGATGCTCGACGCCTGTGCCCCGTACGCCCGTTGGATCGACGTCTTCTGCGAGAGGGGCGCCTTCGACGGCGACCAGGCCCGCGCGATCCTGACCGCGGGCATCGCGAAGGGCCTGCACCCCCGCGTCCACGCCAACCAGCTCGGCCACGGCCCCGGCGTCCAGCTCGCCGTGGAACTCGGCGCCGCCTCCGCCGACCACTGCACCCATCTCACCGACGCCGACATCGACGCCCTGGCCCAGGGCACCACCGTCGCCACCCTGCTCCCCGGCGCCGAATTCTCCACCCGCGCCACCTGGCCCGATGCCCGCCGCATCCTCGACGCGGGCGCCACCGTCGCGCTCTCCACCGACTGCAACCCGGGCTCGTCGTTCACGTCCTCCATGCCCTTCTGCATCGCGCTCGCCGTACGCGACATGGGCATGACCCCGGACGAGGCCCTCTGGTCCGCCACCGCGGGCGGCGCCGCGGCCCTGCGCCGTACGGACATCGGCCGCATCACCCCCGGCGCCCGCGCCGATCTGGTGCTCCTGGACGCGCCCAGCCACGTCCACCTGGCCTACCGGCCGGGCGTGCCGCTGGTCCACGCGGTCTGGCAGCGCGGCGAACGCGTCGTCTGA
- a CDS encoding formimidoylglutamate deiminase, producing the protein MQLTTESTGRPVTVTYWLSHAWLGTHVEPGVALDVSGGVIAGVRTGVATPPPGATVLRGLTLPGLANAHSHAFHRALRSTVQVGSGTFWTWRETMYQVASRLTPDSYYDLARAVYAEMALAGITAVGEFHYLHHAPGGTPYSNPNAMGEALIAAAGEAGIRITLLDTAYLSAGFGRRPTQYQQPDQHQLRFSDTTADAWAERASLLKGSDHALIGAAIHSVRAVPATQLATVAAWAEERQAPLHVHLSEQTAENDACLAAHGRTPTRLLADHGVLGPRTTGIHNTHLTGEDITLLGSSATGTCMCPTTERDLADGIGPAPALQRAGSPLSLGSDSHAVIDLFEEARAMELNERLRTRARGHWTAAALLRAATVDGHAALGRPEAGILEPGAPADLATVALDSVRTAGPVPRLAAETAVFAASAADVRHTVVAGRHIVRDGQHTLVGDVPAALASAIAALHH; encoded by the coding sequence GTGCAGCTGACAACGGAGTCGACGGGCCGGCCCGTCACCGTGACGTACTGGTTGTCCCACGCCTGGCTCGGCACCCATGTCGAGCCGGGCGTCGCCCTGGACGTGTCCGGCGGGGTCATCGCGGGCGTCCGCACGGGCGTCGCCACGCCGCCGCCGGGCGCCACCGTGCTGCGCGGGCTCACCCTTCCCGGGCTCGCCAACGCCCACTCGCACGCCTTCCACCGGGCCCTGCGCTCCACCGTCCAGGTCGGCTCCGGCACCTTCTGGACCTGGCGCGAGACCATGTACCAGGTCGCCTCCCGGCTCACGCCCGACTCGTACTACGACCTCGCCCGTGCCGTATATGCCGAGATGGCCCTGGCCGGGATCACCGCGGTCGGCGAATTCCACTATCTGCACCACGCGCCGGGCGGCACCCCGTACAGCAACCCCAACGCGATGGGCGAGGCGCTGATCGCGGCCGCGGGTGAGGCCGGCATCCGGATCACGCTGCTGGACACCGCCTACCTCTCCGCCGGATTCGGCCGGCGCCCCACCCAGTACCAGCAGCCCGACCAGCACCAGTTGCGCTTCTCCGACACCACCGCGGACGCCTGGGCCGAACGCGCCTCCCTCCTCAAGGGCAGCGACCACGCCCTGATCGGCGCGGCCATCCACTCCGTGCGCGCCGTCCCCGCCACGCAGCTCGCCACCGTGGCCGCGTGGGCCGAGGAACGGCAGGCACCGCTCCATGTCCACCTCTCCGAACAGACCGCGGAGAACGACGCCTGCCTCGCCGCCCACGGCCGCACCCCCACCCGGCTCCTCGCCGACCACGGGGTCCTCGGCCCGCGCACCACCGGCATCCACAACACCCACCTCACCGGCGAGGACATCACGCTCCTCGGCTCCTCGGCGACCGGCACCTGCATGTGCCCCACCACGGAACGCGACCTCGCCGACGGAATCGGCCCCGCCCCAGCCCTCCAGCGCGCCGGCTCGCCGCTCTCCCTCGGCAGTGACAGCCACGCCGTGATCGACCTCTTCGAGGAGGCCCGGGCGATGGAGCTCAACGAGCGCCTGCGCACCCGGGCGCGCGGTCACTGGACAGCGGCCGCCCTGCTGCGCGCCGCGACGGTCGACGGACACGCCGCGCTCGGCCGGCCCGAGGCGGGCATCCTCGAACCCGGCGCGCCCGCCGATCTGGCGACCGTCGCCCTGGACTCCGTCAGAACAGCGGGACCGGTGCCCCGGCTCGCTGCCGAAACAGCCGTATTCGCCGCCTCCGCAGCCGATGTGCGGCACACGGTCGTAGCAGGCCGGCACATCGTCCGCGACGGGCAGCACACCCTCGTCGGGGACGTCCCCGCAGCGCTCGCCTCGGCCATCGCCGCACTCCACCACTGA
- a CDS encoding allantoate amidohydrolase produces the protein MWRELAPIGRHQDSGGYRRYAWTGADADCRAWFRAQAEARGLTYEVDRNGNQWAWLGDPLAGDAVVTGSHLDSVPDGGAFDGPLGVVSSFAAFDELRRREVRFTRPLAISNFGDEEGARFGLACVGSRLAAGQLTAEAAHRLTDADGITLPQAMEAAGYDPGTIGADPERLARIGAFVELHVEQGRALDLTGDPVGIASAIWPHGRWRFDFRGEANHAGTTRLADRRDPMLTYAETVLAARREAELAGALATFGKIAVEPNGVNAIPSLVRGWLDSRAADQDRLDAVVGGIERAAREHAERAGIDLDVVRESFTPVVEFEHALRDELGKILMGRGDTDRAVPVPVLGTGAGHDAGILSASVPTAMLFVRNPTGISHSPAEHAAEDDCVAGVTALADVLEGLACS, from the coding sequence ATGTGGCGAGAGCTCGCGCCCATCGGCCGGCACCAGGACAGTGGCGGCTACCGCCGCTACGCCTGGACCGGGGCCGACGCCGACTGCCGTGCCTGGTTCCGGGCGCAGGCCGAGGCGCGCGGTCTCACCTACGAGGTCGACCGGAACGGCAATCAGTGGGCCTGGCTCGGCGACCCCCTCGCCGGGGACGCCGTCGTCACCGGATCGCACCTCGACTCCGTACCGGACGGCGGAGCCTTCGACGGGCCGCTCGGTGTGGTCTCCTCCTTCGCCGCCTTCGATGAACTCCGGCGCAGGGAAGTGCGGTTCACCCGGCCGCTGGCCATCAGCAACTTCGGCGACGAGGAGGGGGCCCGCTTCGGGCTCGCCTGTGTGGGCTCCCGGCTCGCCGCCGGGCAGCTGACCGCCGAGGCGGCGCACCGGCTCACCGACGCCGACGGCATCACCCTGCCGCAGGCCATGGAGGCGGCCGGATACGACCCCGGCACCATCGGCGCCGATCCCGAACGCCTCGCCCGTATCGGCGCGTTCGTGGAACTCCACGTCGAGCAGGGACGCGCCCTCGACCTCACCGGCGACCCGGTCGGCATCGCCTCCGCGATCTGGCCGCACGGGCGCTGGAGGTTCGACTTCCGGGGCGAGGCCAACCACGCCGGCACCACCCGGCTGGCCGACCGGCGCGACCCGATGCTCACGTACGCCGAGACCGTGCTGGCCGCCCGCCGCGAGGCGGAGCTCGCCGGCGCCCTCGCCACCTTCGGCAAGATCGCCGTCGAGCCGAACGGGGTCAACGCCATCCCCTCCCTCGTCCGTGGCTGGCTCGACTCCCGCGCCGCCGACCAGGACCGCCTCGACGCCGTGGTCGGCGGCATCGAGCGGGCCGCCCGGGAACACGCCGAGCGGGCCGGGATCGACCTCGATGTCGTACGGGAGTCCTTCACTCCCGTCGTGGAGTTCGAGCACGCCCTGCGCGACGAGCTCGGCAAGATCCTTATGGGCCGGGGCGACACCGACCGCGCCGTCCCCGTCCCCGTCCTCGGCACCGGCGCCGGGCATGACGCGGGTATTTTGTCCGCTTCGGTCCCGACCGCCATGCTGTTCGTACGGAACCCCACCGGGATCTCGCACTCGCCGGCCGAGCACGCCGCCGAGGACGACTGCGTGGCCGGGGTGACCGCACTCGCCGACGTACTGGAAGGTCTCGCGTGCAGCTGA
- the hutU gene encoding urocanate hydratase: protein MSGPRPVRAPRGTELSALGWQQEAALRMLQNNLDPEVAEHPDKLVVYGGTGKAARDWRSFDAMVRTLRTLKQDETMLVQSGRPVGVMQTHEWAPRVLIANSNLVGDWANWEEFRRLEALGLTMYGQMTAGSWIYIGTQGILQGTYETFAAVAAKKFNGTLAGTITLTAGLGGMGGAQPLAVTMNDGVAICIDCDPRAIERRIEHRYLDVRADSLEHALQLATEARDARKPLSIGLLGNAAELLPRMLAEGAPIDIVTDQTSAHDPLSYLPLGIDFDDMASYAAEKPADFTQRARESMAKHVEAMVGFMDAGAEVFDYGNSIRGEAQLVGYDRAFDFPGFVPAYIRPLFCEGKGPFRWAALSGEASDIHKTDKAMLELFPENESLHRWIKMAGERVHFQGLPARICWLGYGERDRAGERFNDMVASGELAAPLAIGRDHLDCGSVASPYRETEAMLDGSDAIADWPLLNAMVNVASGASWVSIHHGGGVGMGRSIHAGQVTVADGTKLAGEKIRRVLTNDPGMGVIRHVDAGYDIAKSVAADKGVRVPMAEGQ, encoded by the coding sequence ATGTCAGGACCCCGCCCCGTACGGGCACCGCGCGGTACGGAACTGAGCGCCCTGGGATGGCAGCAGGAGGCCGCCCTGCGCATGCTGCAGAACAACCTCGACCCCGAGGTCGCCGAACACCCCGACAAGCTCGTCGTCTACGGCGGCACCGGGAAGGCGGCCCGCGACTGGCGCTCGTTCGATGCCATGGTGCGTACGCTGCGGACGCTCAAGCAGGACGAGACGATGCTCGTCCAGTCCGGCCGTCCGGTCGGCGTCATGCAGACGCACGAGTGGGCGCCGCGCGTCCTGATCGCCAACTCCAACCTGGTGGGCGACTGGGCGAACTGGGAGGAGTTCCGCCGCCTGGAGGCGCTCGGGCTCACCATGTACGGCCAGATGACCGCCGGATCGTGGATCTACATCGGCACGCAGGGCATCCTGCAGGGCACCTACGAGACGTTCGCCGCCGTCGCGGCCAAGAAGTTCAACGGGACGCTGGCCGGCACGATCACCCTGACCGCCGGGCTGGGCGGCATGGGCGGCGCCCAGCCGCTCGCCGTGACGATGAACGACGGCGTCGCGATCTGTATCGACTGCGACCCGCGCGCCATCGAGCGCCGGATCGAGCACCGCTACCTGGATGTGCGCGCCGACTCCCTGGAGCACGCGCTCCAGCTCGCCACCGAGGCCCGGGACGCCCGCAAGCCGCTCTCCATCGGCCTGCTGGGCAACGCGGCGGAGCTGCTGCCGCGGATGCTCGCCGAGGGTGCGCCGATCGACATCGTCACCGACCAGACCAGCGCGCACGACCCGCTCTCGTATCTTCCGCTCGGTATCGACTTCGACGACATGGCGTCGTACGCCGCCGAGAAGCCCGCCGACTTCACGCAGCGCGCACGCGAGTCGATGGCCAAGCACGTCGAGGCGATGGTCGGCTTCATGGACGCCGGGGCCGAGGTCTTCGACTACGGCAACTCCATCCGCGGCGAGGCGCAACTCGTCGGCTACGACCGGGCGTTCGACTTCCCCGGGTTCGTGCCCGCGTACATCCGGCCGCTCTTCTGCGAGGGCAAGGGGCCGTTCCGCTGGGCGGCGCTCTCCGGCGAGGCGTCCGACATCCACAAGACCGACAAGGCGATGCTCGAACTCTTCCCGGAGAACGAGTCGCTGCACCGCTGGATCAAGATGGCCGGCGAACGCGTCCACTTCCAGGGACTGCCCGCCCGGATCTGCTGGCTCGGTTACGGCGAGCGCGACCGGGCCGGCGAGCGGTTCAACGACATGGTGGCCTCCGGCGAGCTGGCCGCCCCGCTGGCCATCGGGCGCGACCACCTGGACTGCGGCTCCGTGGCCTCCCCGTACCGGGAGACCGAGGCCATGCTCGACGGCTCCGACGCGATCGCCGACTGGCCGCTGCTGAACGCCATGGTCAATGTGGCGTCCGGCGCCTCCTGGGTCTCCATCCACCACGGCGGCGGCGTCGGCATGGGGCGCTCCATCCACGCCGGACAGGTGACCGTCGCCGACGGTACGAAGCTGGCGGGCGAGAAGATCCGCCGGGTGCTCACCAACGACCCGGGCATGGGCGTCATCCGGCACGTCGACGCCGGGTACGACATCGCGAAGTCGGTCGCCGCGGACAAGGGCGTCCGCGTGCCGATGGCGGAGGGGCAGTGA
- a CDS encoding winged helix-turn-helix domain-containing protein, with protein sequence MRTAPAPVAPLSPMLQRLAAERATGALMRDRGTLYLAEGQVVHAESPATPGIDVLLTTGGGLHRDGWWEAVARAGAGQRVGRYLVDSGRVAGGALELCHLGALYDAAFFALAPTRTPARFRYGVSHWIGPVRPVPVDAVQRETLRRRELLERIWPDAAGDSAPLVRTDHSVDAPVPPGRRRVLDLVDGARTASDIAQELGRPAFHVLVALRRLAAAGLVEAVREPPAATTPGRIAIPEVTADPDVALLRRLRDALEAL encoded by the coding sequence ATGAGAACCGCCCCCGCCCCGGTCGCGCCCCTCTCCCCCATGCTGCAGCGCCTCGCCGCCGAGCGGGCCACCGGCGCCCTGATGCGCGACCGCGGCACCCTGTATCTGGCCGAGGGCCAGGTGGTGCACGCCGAGAGCCCCGCGACACCCGGTATCGACGTCCTGCTCACCACGGGCGGCGGCCTGCACCGCGACGGCTGGTGGGAAGCGGTCGCCAGGGCGGGCGCCGGGCAGCGGGTCGGCCGCTATCTGGTGGACAGCGGGCGGGTGGCGGGCGGGGCGCTGGAGCTGTGCCACCTGGGCGCGCTGTACGACGCGGCGTTCTTCGCGCTCGCCCCCACCCGCACCCCGGCCCGCTTCCGCTACGGGGTCTCCCACTGGATCGGCCCCGTCCGCCCCGTCCCCGTCGACGCCGTGCAGCGCGAGACGCTCCGGCGCCGGGAACTGCTGGAGCGGATCTGGCCCGACGCGGCGGGCGACAGCGCACCGCTGGTACGGACGGACCACTCCGTCGACGCACCCGTTCCGCCGGGCCGGCGCCGCGTACTCGATCTCGTGGACGGGGCACGGACCGCATCGGACATCGCCCAGGAGCTGGGCAGGCCGGCGTTCCATGTCCTGGTCGCTCTGCGCCGCCTGGCCGCGGCCGGACTGGTCGAAGCGGTACGGGAGCCGCCGGCCGCGACCACCCCCGGCCGGATCGCGATCCCCGAGGTCACGGCCGACCCCGACGTCGCCCTGCTGCGCCGGCTCCGAGACGCATTGGAGGCCCTGTGA
- a CDS encoding roadblock/LC7 domain-containing protein produces the protein MVPEAEVQDVLAELQRLRARVPLLSGALAASTDGLVLAHDTPGVEAEGVAALTAAALGVAIRMADATGRGGFRELLVRGGTGYIATYAAGSSAVLTLLAEDRINVGRLHLEGRRAGARIGELIDTAMERTTHPAPPARAPEQPSPRPGPLPHRT, from the coding sequence ATGGTGCCCGAGGCCGAAGTGCAGGATGTCCTGGCCGAGCTCCAGCGGTTACGGGCCCGGGTCCCGCTCCTCTCCGGCGCCCTGGCGGCCAGCACCGACGGTCTCGTTCTGGCCCATGACACCCCGGGTGTGGAGGCGGAGGGCGTCGCCGCACTGACCGCGGCCGCGCTCGGCGTCGCGATCCGGATGGCGGACGCGACCGGCCGGGGCGGCTTCCGTGAACTTCTCGTACGCGGCGGGACCGGCTACATCGCGACGTACGCCGCAGGCTCCTCGGCCGTCCTCACGCTGCTGGCCGAGGACCGGATCAACGTCGGCAGGCTCCACCTGGAGGGCCGTCGGGCAGGCGCCCGCATCGGCGAACTGATCGACACCGCGATGGAACGCACCACCCACCCGGCACCCCCGGCCCGCGCCCCCGAGCAGCCCTCCCCGCGCCCCGGCCCGCTGCCGCACCGCACGTAA